The Phlebotomus papatasi isolate M1 chromosome 3, Ppap_2.1, whole genome shotgun sequence genomic sequence GCTCCTCTAGCGTTGATTCTACAAAATTCAAATGTTCAAGAAAATTGTAGCTCTTTAGGAGACCTTTCATTTGCACCTTTACTCGTTCAATTTGCTAAATTAGAACCGGAAATATGGtggtttgaatttcgtgaaatttgaccccctccgtatctccggttctattgtaaccaTGGGGAAACCACACCATATTTTGGAAACTTTATAGACTAGACTACAACTAGagcttttgagagaaaattctgtgaaaattgGCTGTCACATACCATGTAGTTATCTTGTCATAGCtacaaaaaagtgaaatatttttatctgtCGAGAAGATTTGAAAAAATTGGTCACACTTtctaattggtcagaaaatgctcTTTGGGTATGGTAGACATAAGCAAAAAAGAtcgtttttttattctttcatgGATTACACTATGCAAAACAACGTATGAATAAATGTAcactaaatatgatttttgttaTGATCGTTTTGAGACGATTTACCTGATAGAGGATTAAAAATTTCTTCGATGAtttcaaaactcaaaatttttcatgtCCGATTTGATTATCCAGTTTTTATTACCTCATATTCttaataatttagaaataggaAATACTAAACTTTGCAATTTTCTTGGTATCCTATTGCACATCTTTAGAGTGCAGTTTTcttttaatcttaaaaaaaaagtttattattttatttgtaaaccaTTGGAATGTAGGGAAAATTTTCAGGCTTCAcgtatactctggcttcgaacacctTAATCTTTTTCCCCATAttgctttaatgaatctgatctctGACCTAGTAGTAATATACTCTAATAACTAgacttaagtcacacatttcctgtaAAAAATGGATtagattaattaaagaaatatgggaaaaatgtgaagtattcgaagccagagtatgtgcgaagatTGAAAGACTTCTCCTACTCAAAATAGTAATCAATTTTAGCATTGTACTCCCATACAATTAAATACTGTTTGATTTTATAgctcattgaaaaattaaatataacgTTTTAGCCGGCAATTTATTAACTTATTTGCCccttaaattgagaaatttgcGCCATGGGGTTTGCCATCAACGGCCACAACAAGAGCAATCAATCAACATTTTCACTTTCCGCGTCGTGAGTaactgaaaaattaattaaagtgtAAAATACCACACATTTTCATTAACAATATACCTTAGGCTGTCCCTAAAATATTCACATGTATGGAAGAGAGAATTTTGTGAAAGTTGAAGGAATTTGTACATCACACTCTCAGTACCAGGGAGGCagaaaaatttacttttcacccagtgaaaatattttgccGAAAGATTCCCAACGATTTTAGGCATTAAATAAAGTTCCCCCcgagaattttcactaaaggaCAAAGTGTTGTGCAATTAAATTTGTAAACCCAAAGAGGTGGTCAGAGAATGCATAGGGAATAGTTCTAGATAAAATTGTGTTTTAAATCCCCTGGAGTCATAAATGCCTTAGGTATTCCGATGGTTTGATGGAGCGAAAGTTGAAGGAGTTAAAACATGGGTTATATAAACTCTCTGTGGCCACATCATAAACCATCCAGAGGATACACAAAACTGTTCACTTTTACCTCAAACAAATTTCCAAAACACTCTCTCCTCAACTTTCTTATCTCATCCAAACTATCTGGTCATCGTTTTGTCTCTCCCACCCGTTTAACTATTTTCTGGTCACCAAGAGATTTTGGGGTTCTTGTGGCATACATTAGCTTCGGGGGAAAATGAACTGGTGGACAGGGCCAAAGGGTGGAAAAACAACCTCCATCTCAAATACCGACATCCTCTCTTTAAGAGGATTTACACTAAACGAAAAGTGGGATGGAGGATAAACACTGGCCAGCACTTTTCCTCATGCAAAAGGGATTTGTTTTGAGGTTGAACATTTACCTAAAATGATTAACAATGTATTCCCAAGCGAGTTTATAGCTTTCCAGCACTGAAAATCCATTTAGAaagtggtttaaaattaatttgtgatattttcttataaaacaccgtgaaattgtctttttttggcTAAGAATCCCTATAAAAAGTATTCCGGGTGGATCGGAGTGATACAGAAATTATCACTAGGGCGTGGACATATTCtaatctcacacaatttttttgataatcGTCAGTCTTCGAAATTTGAATAAGACATATTTCTGTAACGATATGGATGCAACGAGACGCAAAAATGTCTTTCTGGCTTCTTCCATACCATACTcatcaattttcaaaatgtaCCCCATCCAACTGTGCTATGCATCGGGGTGTCTTACTTAGAAAATCTCTCACAGTGTGTCacggctaaaatagaaagtatTTCGGACAATCAGGAAAtcaaaaacatagtttagtcgaccactgaagaagatccacatccgggaccgaaagctctgggcaagacagaaaatttgtttttctttttgaggtaaaacaaaatttccactggcgattactgGAGGTGTCCTCATAGAGTATTTCGgatattcgaaatattttgaAGTGCCGCATGTTGGTTTTCggcaaattaaaaattaggagATATTAAAGTGCTTAAATATATCTGGTGACAATCATTTCAGAAAGGAGATGAAATAGGGTatctattttatgaaaatgttttttaatcagttaaattttcttaattactCTAATTTAAGAAATAGAAATGATAACAGTGCTAATTGGAAGCTAATCGGAAAGGAAATGCTAGATCAAAATacttacaccgagaaaaatttggatggtattttctacaaatcgtgtctttaaagtctactgcctcaaaagatagtagaaaataccatcctccatagatactttcctttagaatctaccatcttgacattttaaaatttactatcctatggatagtaaattctaacagccggatggtaaaatctactatcctcctttagattttacattgacctctcttagattctaatatccgggaagtaaattttactggtggcatatttgatgttaaaatttaactggaagacagtaaattttaacggaggatagtaatttggattgaaattactatccaagccaataaaatttgccatcctgctgttagaatgtcattttggaatatcgtgggtgctgatgcaacggttcccgatatgctttgaatacattatagcaattcgtggcgcagctggaagatgctggactgtcatcacaaaggtcgcgtgttcaaatctcgacgcagtcgtcaattttcacgcaccaaaatggcttgaaatacagagaatgtcatccaggaagggccccaagccctcaaacaatggccaaaaatcaatgaaaataaggaaaaataaatttttccgacatttttcattctaatatccggctagtaaaatttactatcctgccagtaaaatttaccatccgaatagtaaaatctaatatccggggatattagaatttaccatccgggtattagaatttactatccatgcaatagattctactatttttgacagtccaatttaatatcgcgtttgctgggtgacttttttactatccggccattagaattttgtatggaggatggtaaattttaccatccacatttttctcggtgtaattAACCAACACTGTAAGCAATTGCTTTTTGGCCTGACTCTGGCAGGACCCGTCATTACTCGAGccacggattactatattcctggatagtaaGTAGATATTTTTGTGTCCCATAGTAATGCAAACAAAGTGTATAAAAGTACGAATAAAGACGTCGTACCCTTGCTTTTTGATATTCTCGAGACTGAGAGTCACTTAAATCCTACATTTTCATTCCTCAGCATCAAATCGCATCATTCCTGGTTGCACTTTTATTTGGTATGTTTGCACTGCTATGAGACATGAAAATTTCTACCTACAATCAAGGAATATAGTAATTCGTGCTCGAGCCCGTTACGCACCACTGTTCTCTATTTCCGTACAactaatgagctggcgtcctggaCCATGCTATCGATCCATCGGAGACTATGTCGACCGCGTTTCCTTGAAGCATAGAGTGTTCGCCCGTAAAAACGTTCCAGGCTGACTCGTtttcatccttgcgaaccagacgACTAGCCTACCGAAGCACCGGAGGCGTGTTTCCTTGACGACACTTATCTCTCGGTAGCGGTCATACACCTCGCTCATACGCAGGTCGTATAGACCCCGGAATCGTCCCTTCTCATTAACGCAATTATGTTTGCTGAGGATCCATGTTCCAGACAAATACTTGAGTACTGGCAGAATCATAGTCATATACAATAGTAGCTTCGTTAGTCTTTAAGCTTAAGGTTCTGGACCGGAAAGCTCCGGATTTCTCAGAAAGATCGAAGGAGCTAGTTCGAATACTTAAACGAAATTCCTAGAAATTTTGGGTAACTTCAATTCACTGCAATACCTGGCATTTTccatttatttaaagaataaattgCAATAATCCTCTATTGCACAATAAACAGTTTTATACTGCTTGAATGTCCGAAATATTCGAGCGCAAGCGTAGCTTTCGAAGAGAGATTTTACAGGAGAATTTGCACCGTGCTAAAGCTCGGTTTTTTTAAAATCGAAACTGAGATTTCGAATTAAAAACCCGACAAGTTTTCCCGACAAGATTTCGTATTAAAATCCCGAGATTTTGAAAGTCGCTGGAAATCATCAATCGCTTATGGAAATACATTAACTATCTCCAAATCCTTCGGTTTGGTCTCAGAGCCTTCACCAGTAGCTAAGGTAGCTAGAGTTGAAAGAAGAGGCCTTAAGAAAGTCACCCGGTTTAGATGGTCCTTGAACATCAAAATATTCAAACGTCATTGGTTCAAACTGCATATTCAAAATGCACTGGTATAAAGCTTAATGGGGGACATTTATTTCGAAATGCAGTTTTTGAATCAAAATCCTCTTGTATAGATGCTCTAACTTTGGTTTCTCGAAACCGGTCTTGGAATAAATATCTTTCTCTTGATGAAACTCCTGCTGCGAATTCTTGGATGACCTCTGATGATTCCCGTTAAGTACCTGACATAACTTTGCTAAATAACTTTTAGGATTCCAGTTGgagaattatataatttttgtggcgttgtcacacgtgagttcgaaacctgacaatgcaaATAGAGCTTTTTTACTCATATCACataagttcgaaaatgcaataaattgatttttttgtgtgaaatatatttatccATATTATGCAATTACAGTCCAAAACAAATAAGAAGTCTATGTTAAGTCTATGAACAAAATAGAGTTGGTTGGGCTACAAACCATTTCCTTAAGGTCATGGAAATCAcgaaaattcttttgaaaatttctatgttatgattgatgaaaaaaatatattaatatgcTGATGCTCTTGCATAGTTTCTCATGGTCCATGTCCATCTCTTTTCCTCGGAACAATAACGATTTTTTATAGGGCTACACGCTGCTGCACAGTGTTCAGCCAACAATGCAAATACTCTTGATGTGACCGTGCTTCTGACGTTCGCAACACTGGGATTTATTGTGGTCCAATTGATAAACCTTCTCTGCTAAGGACAACCTAAGTGCCATGTGGTGTGAGTTTACACATTTGAGGGTCATTGAAAGATAAATTCTGCCGGACACGCAAATTTGTTCCCTTTTGAAATAATCAGTTTGTGGTTCTCCCAGGTAAATGTATTCGTTGATCCTCTCAATCAAAATACTGGATGTTTAGCTATTCACTTGTATGAGGCACTTTAGGTGCCAGACAGGCATTTTATCGCGCGAAAAGGGGTGAAAATGGCATGCATATGACAGCTTACAAGTGTTGCCCCAAAAAGCTGTAATGCGTCAAAAGTGGATCCTTTTTGGCCCATCACCAACAAGCGCAACTCTCAGTACTACTTTGCGGAATTATAACATCTGAATAAATATATGGGACGGCTTGCAGAAATTGATGGTGCAACTTGAAAATTCTATTGATTGCTATTTATGACATCCATAGCCCATACTTGGTgggagatgaaaaaaaaaccgcaTCTCTCGAGTGTCCAATCCATTTCAATCCACTCATCAAAACTTTTACTTGTGGAAGTCACTCTATTTTACTACAATTTAACACGCCCATCCTCCAAAATTCCTCGCTGGGGGAATTGGCGTAATTGAGATAAATGATTCTGCACATGTTTCACGTGGAATTCTCTCACATCACCTGCATCCTCCAGAGTACTCTCTGGACATTAAAAAGCAATGGGATGCTGTGGCAAAAGCacatcaaaaatgcattttttaaaacacAAACCATCTCTCAGTGACACAATATCCACAGATTATCCTCTATCAATTTTATGTTGCGGTCAGGAAGATGATATGGTAACCTCTTATACATTAACATTGTAATTCATAcagttaatttttcaaattgtaaTTTATATGGATGTCAGACTAGTTGTTTTAACTTGTTTCAGACAATctctgaattttttttgttagttaTAACAGTTATAACGGATTGGAACAAACCACATTTTATCCTTAAGATGACTAAGATGGCAATGGCCACATGGGTATGGCGTAAAAAGATAAAGATGGGATGAAAATAAAGTGAAttgaaactaaaaaaataataaaaataagtctCGTTTAAATGAAAGTATTTCGAGATGTATTCCACCGTGCTATGTACTGCTGagtttttgaaatttctctCAGTAGTTTGTTCTTGAGATAAAATCTCCCAGTTATCTGCAATAATCCCTGAgagtgtcttgactaaaatacAAATCTGGAAGACTTAATAAAGGCAATTTTGAATTAAGGAATATTTATTTGaacagtcaaaattccgaaagccataaTTTCGTAAGAGAAAGtcccgaaagcgaaaatcccaaaaacccgaaatcccgaaaatcaaaatcgcgAATTTCGAAGTCCGGAATGGGTCAACATCCAGAAAAGCCAagttccgaaaaccaaaatcccgtaagTTAAAATCCctgaaaccaaaatcccgaacgtcaaaatcccaaaagccaaaattacgaAAGCCCAACTCCTGAAAAACGAAAAGCCCGAAacaaaaaactttaaaagccaaaaaccctaaagccaaaatctataaggtcaaaatcttgaaaaaccaaACTCTCGacagacaaaatcctgaaaaccaaaattccgaaagtcgaaatcccgaatttttgaaagtgtagtaaatagctactcccacgattgcatccgcgtTTGCTGGATGCAAGAGAAACATTTTTAAGTGTTTCGGGGAAATTATTTCACACGCTATCCTCCGTGTAACTTTgtctcttttaggattttgactattcggaatttggctttcgagattctAGCTCACTGGATTTTGGCCGGGTCCACATAGAAGTTGTATTAAGTCTTAAAGTTAACAAaactagttaaaaaaaattaacttttaccctagaaaacaaatattaggGTGGAAACATCACTTCTCGCCAAGTttcccacttttcgccacttatattgaaatcgctatttttcgctatttatgaaataaatgaaccgcaaagttacttgtatttttactgctgctacgtataaaggcgaaaaatagtaattattaGTTTTGGacttacgattttgagcattttttagataaatattttaagcaagtgcatcgagtccaatatttcttaccaaacaTACTAAgtgccatcaaattttcatcaagcaaaatacagtagactctctctcaattgggcatttggggaaaaatgtcatccggtttgtCGATAGATTTGGgagtcaaagcctttgtaaattccacaaaaagcgctcaattataaagaatcaagATAAAAtgggaagaactacagcgaatttgagcaaattagcttcataattaaacgcggaaattgtcaacaaaatttttcgcccgattgaaaaagagccgattgagctaAAGGCTACTGTATACCTTTTAGGATAAATAATTTGCCTATTGAATACtcaattacacttgtggaatagataaaatttgtatttagttaattattatttattatttatttattttatttatttataagttcATGTCCCTGTACAAATAAGTACTATATGGGGctgtataaataaataaaaaattaaataaaaaataaataaaaaatgtataaataatataaaattttattttatattatatttatataaaaatgagtcatggcgaaaagtggtaatattttggaatgattttaccacctgtcgccatttcttttcaataggcgacgctaacttcacttcgtcgattctcagttgtcaaatctgcattgtttactttatgCAATAATCCAATAGTTTGATTTCTCATTCTcagtgatcatgaggaaagagaaatactgaatgtattctttgcataataattgcccaaaataatagAGATTGAactttttcaagtgggtggcgagaagtggttacagaactggcgaaaagtggtaaaaagtggcgatgaaatggttatttttgcattgttaatgaaaatcagttttttatgtAGTCCAGggttaaattctaggactattgtttACACGAATAtgcagccaatacatctaagcaACTTTGCGTACagtttgagttatcttgtaataagggttccaaaagttataataaaattaattcctatttttcctaaacatagcaataagtggttactccaccctatagcTTAAACTTAGAAGGAGAAAATATACTATTGTGCAGggcttatttctcaaccgatttgcttaaatgtggattttttttcgcaggattttgaaattttcaattcggCTGAAGTAGTTTCaattggtaatgaatcggtgTAATAATTGTAATTGATTAATCTTTAAGCTGGTaatagatatcgacttctggtcatCGATTACCCCTATAGATCAAGACACCCTAGAGGTGTTTATTTGAGTCGTACTACATCtgttaaaaacaataaaagtaCCTTTGGATCTCCTGAATAATTTATGCAAAGAAATTAATGATGATAGTGACttctttgaaaaaagtaaaattacttgaagtttaataataataaaaatatgcattatttttttgcacaacAATGATATTAATCATATTAAGGATATCATCaaggatattatttttttcaatttttcatttcataGATGAGGTTTGATGCCACTTTCAAGCTAAGAAATCTGAAGTTTGTTTTTAGGTTATTCTTAAAAGTCACATCGTTAAAAAAGAGGCCACGCCTATTTGAAAATTCTTGATAATTAGGGCCGGTGTATTTGTTAATACATTATTCTTATTAATTATATATTATGATGtttatattttattgtatttccacttttcaattttttctttgttgagtATTTAACGAAACttcatagaaaaatatttaaaatgaatataatatttttttcgaagaTTGAATTGGTACGGAGGCGGCGCAACAAATGTTTAGTAGGTTGGGCATTAAGATACCTCCCACATAATAAAGTAGAGTTACATGCAACagataaaagtttcttttagtGTTATAAAACACTGTATAAttacttttaacaaaatatttaatatacaaGGAATTACAGCAGTTCTCTTTTTAATCTTATCTCTCTCTCACTGAAATCCATACTTATACCCGAGTTTAGCGGCATTTCAGTCTAGATTTTCAGTAGAATGACAATAAATCCATCTTGGAAGATTTAATTCAATCTTTAAAGAGTCACAAAAGAACGTTAAAAAATATGTTGCACCAACAAATACGATAAATCTTATAACTAATTCATCCCCTTCTCAGTTTGAAGGAAATTTATCAGCGCAGAGTGGAAAGATTGCAAGATGGTCTTTAACGTCTGTGGAGTAATTTGTATGGAAGAAAATACTGAACAGAATTTTAAATCAGTCGCATCGGATGAGATAAGCAGATGTCTCGAGGAGTGTTTTACCAATCAGCATCATCAGTTGTTCACAAGACTAAATGAGCCACTCATTAAGTTTCATCCCGGGAGGATGGGTAAACAAACAGGGGATTGTTTTGCTCGTCTTCTTCTCGTTAAGTGCAGAAATATTTATTGCCCAGAGAAAATGCCTCAAATGCTGGCCACAAAACACCCACAATTTGTGCACATTAAGAGCAAGAGTTGTTGAGGCTTTTGTGAGTATACTTCATCAGTTTGTGTCTAGACTCAGAGTGTGAATCATCCCGGGATGGATTATGATTTTGTCGTTGGTGAATTTTACGGAGTTCTCGATGAGGCTACCCTGGGAAGTGCCTGTCAATCTCTGCCGGCTAAACAAAGGTATCAGGCCAATGCTAGGGAGAGGTACAGAACACACAGGTATCTCCAGAGGCCATTTCGCGTGCACATCCGCAGACATTCCGACGACAGTATCTCAATACTATCCTTTTGCTTATCCTTCAGTGTTAATTCTGCTTTCAATACTCTGAGACTCCTGATTCCCACTGAGCCGAAGAATAGAAAATTGTCCAAGATTGAGACTCTGAGACTGGCCAAGAGCTATATTTCACATTTGGCAGCTATTCTTCTCACTGGTAAATGCCTTTTTCATGCAAATACATTtatgataattttgaaataggGGGTCTATTCCTGTTTaaagatttctcataacttttacGAATTTCTAAAGAACAAgtttagtgtattttttcagctttttattaataaaattagaaattcTATAAACTTCAAACTTTATAACACCTTTTtgtgtttgaaaatattaatactCTTGAAAacgatatatatataaaattggtCTTAGGCGGAGTGAAGTCATAAAAAACTTAACAGATTACGTGCGATTAAATGCGTTTTATTAATTAACGCATTGGAACTGAAGATATATCTTTCAAATTTGGAAACTAGCCATTTATTGATTAACAAATGATTATTGTGCAAAATAATCTATTGTAGGAGCTTGCTGATGGAGAGACGGTATCAAAAGCGTGTCTTCACGGTAATAattgactttaatttttttactaaattattacAAACTCCATTAATGTGCATGTGTAACCATCTAAGAAAAGAACTTGTCTCTCAGAATTATAATCCAGAAAGAAttataaggaaaatattatcaaaatcgattcGTTGTCAAATTTTCCGTGCACGACCTCATAATTTAATCACATTATTTAATCTGGGCAATTATTCTTACATCATTGGAGGACTACTAAAGTAGGTTAAAATTGTTTTCTGGCAGATATTTGGATGTTAAGTGACATATATAAGGagttccgggattatgcacattttcagaACCGAAAAGAAACCGCTCGAAATGCTTTTATGCACCAAGAAAATTTGTAATGTCGTAATATGCAAATATTGTTGGTGCTATTTTTTCAGCTATTGTTCCTGGTGCTATTTTTTCCCGCCTTAACTCgttagttaaatcagcatttgtcgtaactccAGTTTTTGTATCCCAAATTCACTTGAAGAAAAGTAAATGTTTATAACTCTAATAAAAAAGGCATATCATAGAAAAATTATCGTAACAGCCtttatataataaaacaatATGAATGTTTGTCGTCCCTCCTATTTTTAGCATAATCCTGAAGTGAATATTATTGAGACCTCCTCTTAAACAGTCTTTAGTTTAGAAGTTTAGCCAGTTCTCGAATGTCTGGGCTTTCTAGTCAACAAGAAATCGTGCtgatatataggggaaagtacccatgttTTACATGTACCAAGCTTTacatgactaaattttttgtatgtttttcaatacATGTGACTTATctcttctatattttaaaaactagggaaaagtgtctttttttataatatattggggagtcgcatttattcagaatttttcctatggaaaaatttagtcattgtaaagcttgggaccgtgcaaagcatggatactttcccctattaactCAAGATGTATTAATTCAAGATATATTAACTCAATTCTTATAATTAATACAATAC encodes the following:
- the LOC129807706 gene encoding basic helix-loop-helix transcription factor scleraxis isoform X1; translated protein: MDYDFVVGEFYGVLDEATLGSACQSLPAKQRYQANARERYRTHSVNSAFNTLRLLIPTEPKNRKLSKIETLRLAKSYISHLAAILLTGNYNQPCVYVTTPSSFHPSCLDFHREDDEDDEEKLMEHSRTSICTFCVAMKNNTS
- the LOC129807706 gene encoding basic helix-loop-helix transcription factor scleraxis isoform X2, whose translation is MDYDFVVGEFYGVLDEATLGSACQSLPAKQSVNSAFNTLRLLIPTEPKNRKLSKIETLRLAKSYISHLAAILLTGNYNQPCVYVTTPSSFHPSCLDFHREDDEDDEEKLMEHSRTSICTFCVAMKNNTS